Within Candidatus Angelobacter sp., the genomic segment CGGTGCGCCTCGGGGATTCCAATCAGTTGCGCGTCGGCCAGCTCGCCATCGCGATCGGCAATCCGTACGGTTTCCAATACACAGTCACGTCGGGCGTGGTGAGCGCGCTGGGCCGGTCGTTTCGGGCCGGGTCGGGCCGGCTCATGGATAATCTCATCCAGACGGACGCGGCGTTGAACCCGGGCAATTCCGGCGGGCCACTGGTCAATTCGCGCGGCGAAGTCATCGGCGTGAACACAATGGTGATTCTGCCGGCGCAGGGCTTGTGCTTCGCCATCGCCATCAACACGGCGAAATACATTGCAGGCTGGTTGATCAAGGACGGCGTGATCCGGCGCAGTTACATCGGCGTGGGCGGCCAGACGGCGAAGATCCATCGGCGTGTCGCGCGGCACTACAATCTGCCCGCGGAGACGGGAATGCTTGTGGTCGGCGTCGAG encodes:
- a CDS encoding trypsin-like peptidase domain-containing protein is translated as VRLGDSNQLRVGQLAIAIGNPYGFQYTVTSGVVSALGRSFRAGSGRLMDNLIQTDAALNPGNSGGPLVNSRGEVIGVNTMVILPAQGLCFAIAINTAKYIAGWLIKDGVIRRSYIGVGGQTAKIHRRVARHYNLPAETGMLVVGVEPGSPASRAGLREGDIVIEFAGQAIAGIDDLHKQLTGAHVGVRSPLTILRHTEKLTLEIVPAESASRAR